In the Pecten maximus chromosome 5, xPecMax1.1, whole genome shotgun sequence genome, gaaatatgttttgattAAAAGGTCTTCAGAGTTGATGaatcattaaaattatttatttatgtatttatttatttattatacttACGTAAAGATGTTTTTGTCGGAGGTCTAGATTCTTGAAAATTATATTCATAGCTTCAGAAATTGATTGGACAAGTTATAGCAACTACAGATTCGGAAACATTATCTACAATGTCGGTAAAACATATGTAAATAAGGTACGCATTTGTACCGACTAAACCAACATTATCAATTAATCACCACAAAATATGTAAGTGTGATCACATGGTGTAAGCCGGTGCCTGTGTGCATATAATTATGGTGGACTACGTCATAGAATCACGAAAACGTCGTGATCTGTATACACAGGGTTCACTGACGAGTTAATTTAGAAGTAAACAACGCGCTGATCTTTGACCCTAAACAATGCGGGTCACCAATTCAATCAAGTTAATGTACTCGTGCCAACCATAGATGCATTTAAAtagcatatatgtacatatcaaTCAATTGTTAAGTGTGGTTTTAATAAGATATTGAATTAAATCGAACTAAATTAGACTCAACAATCCTACACGTCCGATTCATATGTCCACTGTGTAATGTGTATTTCCTCATTCCTCTGTGGGGATGTGTTGCTACAGGTGTCGTTCTATCATGCACTTTTGCGTGACATCCTAATAGACATTTCCGATTTTCATGTACACGGAGAACCTACACGGACACCGACGCGGACTACTGGTAAAATTAGGGTCGTCTCAAAAActatttgttttgaatttatATGCGTTGTCTAACGGATACGAGCTCCTCGACGAGGAACACTTATATTCGCGTGCATTATACACATACATAGGCTACACACTTAAATCCACGTGCATTGTACACATACATAGGCTACACACTTAAATGCACGTGCATTGTACACATACATAGGCTACACACTTAAATTCACGTGTATTGTACACATACATAGGCTACACCCTTCAATTCACGTGCATTATACACATACGTAGCCTACACATGTGTATGCGACAACACTGAAGTATGGGCGCGAAAAGCTACAAACAAACTCCATAAAACTCCATTACGGAGATATTGTTTCCACTCTCCATAATATCATTTCATTTAATAACTTAATTAATGCATGTTTGTCGCTTTACTTTATTTATATGtccatgtatatgtttacactttatttatgtcattttgtGTATTCTAACTTTCACCTCAAAATACGaaaattatatgttttaatttccGTTGTTTCGCCTTTTCGCACGAAGAATGAAATTCGGGCCGAACTACGCAAAGTCGATAATGAATGATGGCttgttaaatatttgtatacagcAACAGGtaatcaacaatatatatatattgcttcaATATCGCTAAATGCACTATTAGTCTGGTGGCTTTGGGAACATTGCTATTTTAAGATTTTGCCACCAGACCTTATTTTACTCGGACGTCGTCGAGAACACCCTTGTTGgatgaatgaatgaacaaaGATGAACACagcattttgtttttgttttgtaaattccatttaattttataatataaGACCGGGTATCGTCCCAGTTCAATCACTGTCGGACTCCGAGCTGTCCGACACACCAAGCACCTTTAACAGTttcgggatttttttttgtaataaatttgtGGTATTCTTTTTGGTTTTTCATCATGATACCACCAAGCgtctctttttttcttttttcttttccccCTTTCTCTTTATTGGCTTTTTTAGGAACGGGAGGACCATTATAATTTTCTTCACTTGAGCTCAGCTCCATGGCCACCTTGTGGCGCGTTATCGCCATGTGTCCCGAAGGACCGGGAACCGGCACTTCAGATGATTCAGAAGGTTTTTTGGCCGTGTGCTTTGTTTACAAAGCCCGAATTTTCCCCAGTTCTAACCTGAAAGCagaaaaacatatttgtaaGAATACTTATAACAAGATAGTCCATAGGAAGCTTAGCGCCAACTATTTTCTTCCATGAAAGATTGGAAACATAAATTGTTTAAGGACGAAGGGACAGATGGACAAGGGACCACGGACGAatggcgatttgaatagccaaccatatgattatatatttagtGGCAAACAACATTTGAAGCATGTATGGAAAGAGAACGTCTTCATTACTCATACATGCGTAAAcaattatttctataaatatttagatacatgtatacacggAAACacagaacaagaggcccagagggcctgaatCACAAGGGTAGATGATCATCTTGAGGGCCGCCCCTCAGTCCCTTGGGGTCAGTCCAACAATTAGTACAGTGTACAATGTTGAATCTCGAGCACCTAGGGATGTTTCCAGTCAAATTGATTTGATTTGCAAGCAGTGGTTATGGAGAAGAGGTCGTTTCAaaattgttgacggacgatGGACGCCAGGATATGGGACAAGCTCACATTGATCCTTCGGACTAGTTGAGCTAACGTTAACAATGATGAAATTAAATGGGATTTGCTAACGTtaatgttcgttcatttattcaaacaaccaatcagaaattatgttatataatgttacgTCATTTTCGTTGGTTATGCGAGAATGAGAATGTACTTAAGAATGTTTGTGAAACCGAAACCAGACACAAAgaaaagataacaaaattaattttaccgAATAGTAGCATCCTCTGAACCGTCCTTAAATAGTTTTGATAACTTTGTGGACAACCTTTCCCTCAACTGTTTGATTGTAGACTCTCTGTATAGCTGTTGCGCTGGTAAGGGGAGGGTGCTGGTGTTCCCTTGAATTTCTTCAATGATTTCACCCCAAGCGCATGGGTGTGATTGGTACGTTCGCAATAACAGGAGAACCTCTTGTTGAGTAATTGCAACATTCCTGTTTTTGCGCTTTCCCAAGAGGGTGTTcactgtaaaatattatttatttgttatttgtttttaattttaaaaatatctacatattttattgacatttaacacatactataattatacatgtatatttaattatttgataacaCTTGTATGTCTccacatatataatatatatcataaaatctTGCATAAAGTCCCTGGACAGATCAATTCTACACGTACACTTACTGGGGGGTTACACGTGACCGTGCGTGACTGTGTCGACGACCGTGAGCTGAATATTACACGAATACGTATTCCCTGATACAACGGGAAAAAGGTAAATATGGAGGGAAAATTATACATGCATGAATATTgagtaaaatgtatttatattgcaCTGATAAAATATATGTGTACCGATAAATACCTTCGCTCTTGCTTTCTGCCATCTTCCACGTTGTACATGAAATAGTAGTTCGAATCGGGTCGCAAACCAAGCAAAATGTATAGAAGACCAAGGATATCAGTTCGTTTACGGTTATTTTTTATGCGGCGTCCCGtttttatacaatttatatgttttaaatctTGATTTACCAGGTCAGTATAGCAACATATTGACTTCATCAAAGGTCCGTAAATAATAAGTATACATGCAATGCAGATTTTTCACAAGATTATAATGatgaaacatatataaaaaaaagtccaTGAAGACGTCACAATATTTGAAGTTGTATCtttgaataaattaataattagtttgttcaaataaatgaccttggtcTTCCCTCAAGGTCAAATGGATCAAATTTTTCAATGATAAGTATGCATTTAAAAACTCTAAGGTGCATGTGTTTATTTGATTACAGAAATGGAGCCAAGTTTGTACAGAGCGTTACTTGCTGTGCTGACGTTACAGCCGCCCAACGTTGAGGATTTTACTCGTCttctttgtgttttgttcacgattatattacacacatcaccttCCCCAATGGTTAACATTAGGTACAGGCTTTTTGGTAGCATAGAGAACTCCTGGATGGGTCGAGACGTATTCTCGGTCTTTGCTGAGCACCCATACGATTTTTTTGAAGTTTCGGGTGAAATGCCAGAGACATGCTTAGAAATGCTTAGGGATATCATGCCTGCTTTACTTCGAGACTCTAATCACGAGCACACTCTACCTCCGAGAAACAGGTTACTGCTGTTTTTGATCTGGTTGCGTTCATATCCCACTTTGTCATTTTTATCCTTAATGTTTGAAATTTCATCTTCCACTGTTGCTGAAGAACTTAATAAAATGAGAAATATTATGTGGGATGTATATGCGGATGGAGTGGTATGGCCAACACGACAGGAATGGCGGGACATGAGAGGAGGTTGGGAGAAATTATCCGATTCAGTGGGAGCTATCGACGGTACATCCCATGTGATATATAGGCCCTCAATCGAACCACAGGGATTGTATTATAGCGGTCATAGGCACTGCCATTGCATTCACACAATGGTCATCGTAGACAACATGGGGATCCTTCGCTTTGTTAGAAGTGGGTTCTTAGGCCACCAAAACGATGCACAAATTGTCAACCTCATACCTGACATTGGACTTAATATGGAATTAGACTTTCCTGATAACTGTGTTCTTCTTGCAGATAAAATCTTCCCCAACAGGTATCCTTTTATGACTCCCTTTAAAACAAATCAGATACGAGCAGTGCCACCATATATGCAACGGAAATATACTAAACTTAATTACATTATGACTAGTTTTAGGGTTAAAGTTGAGCACGGTATCAGGGAATTGAAAATTTACCGGGCCATAGGAACACTTTGGCGCCATCCAAGATGGTACATTTCGTCAATTGTGGAGATTTGTGCCGCATTAGCAGTTCGACGACGTCGACTTTTCAGTTGAAGGCGATAGGCTTGGAAATACAtatctttgataaaaaaaaatagaataaaccAAACGCACATGGTAAtagtttttttcttcatttattgCATAGTGAAACTCTGTGCTTCCATATCAACATAGAGTTAGCTTAGCGACCGCTAGTGTCCAACAAACAGTGGTTATTTTAAATAccagtatacatatacattgtgtatgcATAATATGTAGCTGTGATCAATTTTCATATGTGTTTGCTTGTCGTACAAATTGAAATGGATACTTTGAATTAATATTGCTAACGAATATGCAtgttataaactatatataaacatatccGCACCTATAGCACTAGTATTTGACCCCTGTGCATATAAATACACCTTTGAAACGACCCCCATTTTACTAGTAGTCTGCGTCCGTGTCCGTGTAGGTACTCCGTGTACCTGAAAATCGGAAATGTCTAATTATTCCCCTGGGCATGAAGACTAATTATTATGGttttctaaacaacaaaaaatttgATGGGCCTGTATATCTCACTTGGTTTTTAATGCATTTCCCAGACAGTAGCTAATCAATTTCTTTAAAccaattcagatttttttttcgcCTCAAGTTTGGCTTTCAAAGGTAAAGGATAAATATCAATGTGATTTCcttaaacaaaattacataaCTCTTCATTGAAGCATGCACATGCTATCGTAACCCtaacatttgacctttgttacatgtattacattttcaGCTTTGTATCAGATGCTGATTGGTCAACGTCCGTTCACGTGAAGTATATTTTTCCAACACCTTCATCAAGTTTCACGAGAGTGCATttcttttctccttttttttcttcaaaaatctTGAACTGTTTTTATATTGACACatgtaaaatgtgttaaaatctttaaaacctTCTTCTCATTAGCCAAGAGgcatataatagatatatttgGCCAGTAGTATGCTCGGATGAAGTGCAACGAAATTTGCTTAAATATATGGCCATGTCCTACTTACATggtcacaggggttaaatgTGTTTTAATCTTTCAAAAGTTCTCAATAACCAAATGGCCCGGGGTCAAGATAATAGGTGACTGGTATCCCGGGTTAGATggctaccaagtgtgttcaaatggCTGACAATGAAAtttttcaatgtcacagggatGCAATATgttgaaatctttaaactgcaTTTTCTTATTAACCAGGAGAACTAGGATTAAGATATTTTGCCAGTTGTAAGCTTGGTAACAATTctgtttatttcaaataaataagcTTAGGCCTAGTAAGCTTGACTATGGATTATACATTAATCACTTATCTGACTCACCTATTCATAATTATGGACAAATGGATTCAAGAAACatttaatcattattttttcaaatgtccattatatatcaatgaaatatcaattcaaataaaattaGATGTTCATTATCCACTACGTAAACTTCGTATGAATGGAGATGATGGAGTGCATCATTAATGTCTAATCAGATTGATGAAATATGGGCTAACATATTTCCTACAAAATACGACCAACCCTTTGTCAATatgtaaataagatattgtaaactaaataaaaatgatGATCATCTGCATAATAATTTTagttatattatagttttatcaacatataaatTACACGAACTAGTTACGATAACCTATTTAccatgtatgtgtatttgtaTATGCATTTGTCTGATTAAGAGAGTGCTAATACAGGAACAGCTTGTCCAATCTTTATGTTCCAACGGGACAAATCTACTTTAATGTTGATACAGGCCTATTGGGCCTCtaatcatgaaataaatataatccTGCCCATGGGACTACCTTCTCCGTCTGTGCaaaaatgatgataaaataataatacaaaagaaaaaaagggggtttttgtCGTCACGGTCggccaaatatcaaatattatgttTGCTAGTTTGCTGGAATTATACCTCATATCAATTAGATtatgattaataaaaaataagatGACCTTCATCATTTAAAGTCCTTCTTGTTTTCTGCCGTACGACTAAAATAATCTGAGTGGGATATGATAAAATCGATTGCAACCTATCCCTGTTACGTGACGTAGATTCCCCGCCTAGATTTAAAATACTCAGAAACTACAGGGATGGTTAGAAATATCTAGAAAAATATTCGAGTTACTTCCCCTCCATCTATGCACAGGCTGTTTAATTAATATAACAAGAAAGAGAACTGACATTGTGACAGGTGCTGGTGTCTCATTGTCACCATGATCAACCCTAAAATAGTAAATGAATATTAGCATCCATGTAAATAAAAACGAATTGTTTAAAACATATGTTGTATTATGTTGGTAAAATATTGGCCATGTacgtttttgttgttttttttttttggggggggggggggggggggggggggggggtgaaatAATTCGTATACCACTAGTCAAGTATTACTTGTATACATGATTATCACAGTTATATCGAAATATCACAGATTACATTTGTTAGTTAAAGATGAAAAAGTTAGAGTGAGCACTGGTATTGCATGGACAGTGTTACTaaatctgaaattaaaacatatatatacacgcTGATATAAAAAGCAAACAGTAAACTATTCTAGAATGTACACTAATGTTGTGTGAATTAAAGGAAATATAGTTATAAAAGCGAATTTATTAGACAACGTAGAAACTGGATTTAACAGTGTAATCGTGTACGAATTTTAAATATGCAATTTAGGCTACATGCACTCGGTCAAAACCGGAACAGTGACGTTGGATATTATCGATCTGTCGTGGTATATAATTAAAATGGGTTAAAAACTATCACGGTTACAAATTGGAATGCCTGACATTACTCGTCTCACGAGATGAAAAACTGTCAATAAATCGGCGAGATTAAGTTGTCAAATCGCTCGCTTTATTGCAGAATCCAATAATCAAGATAAATTGACTTATATTCAGTCACTGGATTGTTTGTTCACATCTTGTAATTATGCTTTTCTGTTTTAATACATTCAAAACGGTAGTCAATTACAACAGGACATTCAGGACAACAggatattttaattaataaatgcaGATATGATGAAATCAAAATACAGATCTTCGAAATAAAAcgataaatataataatatcatatcaTCTTTATCCCTGCGCTTGTACCAAGGGAACCCTTAGATTTCGGAGATcgtacattttgtaaaatatagTGTACATGCATTAATGTGACTTAAAATCTATTATAATTTTACGTTATCATACCGCATAAGTTATTTTTAAGTTACAAAGAATAATTACTAGAGTACGAGGATTAAAATTCTATGTAATATCAATACAGTACACCACTGGATATCAATAAAGATATCCCCAGTGTCTTGTAAATACTTCACTCTTTTCAGGTAATCCATGGTGAGGACTGCTTATCTGCGGTGACAAACTGTGTAGTACTTCTTCTTATCTCAAAGCAATAAATGCAACATgcattttatttgtaaataaattgcCGGTGACGAACTAGACTGCACGATAAGTTTACTACACCATCACTGGGTGCGGGGTGACGCTGCACTTTGCTGAACATATAAAACGAAAGATCGACGATAGTTTCACAGACGTATTTTCGATTAGAAACAGGAAACAAGGCCGTCTGAAATCCAAACATGAGCAAGTGCAAAATCTGGACACTGAAAGCTGACTTTCAAGGACAAGCAAAATTTTCCGATTTTCAACTTATAGAAGAAGACATCCCCACCATCCTTAAAGATGGAGGTAAGAATAGTATATTCTATGTATGGCGAATACATTGACAAGCCTGTAagatgtataattataatatgaCCACCGTTGACTATAttttaacatatgtatataaaaacgGTGGTAGCCTAGCTAGCTacactcatatatatatattgtagaaaAGTTATAATGCACACGAAAATGGTGGTAAATACGTATACAGCATTAAAACTATACTATCCATTACTTAGTAAATTAATGATGACGGGGAaagaaaaatattatcaatctgAGAACGATAATACAACaatatgtatgtattacttaTATATGGCGTAAAGCTAGCAACATATTAAACGACTATACATGAACATCACCAAAGAGGTAACCATCCGAATAGGTAactgtacattgtgtaaaagtacatgtaatttaaaatattaaagatGTAGATTATCTTATTATATCTGGTGTCAGGACACCAAAACCACAGGCGTCTGTTTCGGGCCTCTCGAAAACTTTATAAAGTACAACCGAAACTTAAAGCATCCACTCCAAGTCGGAaagatcgtagagaggaaattgtcctctctcggctccgtaccgggcacacatatcctacatATTCGTTCCTTTTAAAACGAGAAAATCCACCGATATGCCATGCATGTGAcactcaattcacagtggagcattttctaatagaatgttccgatttcaagcacattcgtgataaatactttcgagtcccggat is a window encoding:
- the LOC117327343 gene encoding uncharacterized protein LOC117327343; protein product: MVTMRHQHLSQLNTLLGKRKNRNVAITQQEVLLLLRTYQSHPCAWGEIIEEIQGNTSTLPLPAQQLYRESTIKQLRERLSTKLSKLFKDGSEDATIRLELGKIRAL